In the genome of Photobacterium sp. TLY01, one region contains:
- a CDS encoding efflux RND transporter periplasmic adaptor subunit: MKKVVLAVVVAASLAGGGYFYFQQQSHAAQAASQPKPGRSVPVATGEVTSHQVVSSVSLVGKLAAQRSVTIATEVAAKVDRIVVDTERKVTQGQLLVQLDNAKPKAAYDEAKAYYDDEKRKYTEYQRLVKRGALTQTELIAQQASVSIAKARLDAAKAELDDHQIRAPFAGTVGLIDFSAGHTVTVGSELFTLDDLSTMRLDVQVPEQYLSKLAPGMAVQAKSQAWPDDTFQGTIQAIDSRVQAESLNIRVRVSFDNTSGKLKPGMLMAAALDFTPQQAAIIPVQALEYSGTKRFVYRVDAQGIAHRTEVTLGARVKNEVVIESGIQIGDRIVVQGLVNMRDGLAVQDVSPSETQAASVAQAGDNA; this comes from the coding sequence ATGAAGAAAGTTGTTTTGGCCGTTGTGGTAGCGGCATCCCTGGCCGGCGGGGGCTATTTTTATTTTCAGCAGCAGTCTCATGCTGCCCAAGCCGCCAGCCAGCCCAAACCTGGGCGCAGCGTCCCGGTTGCGACAGGCGAAGTGACATCACACCAAGTGGTCAGTTCGGTTTCTCTGGTGGGTAAACTGGCCGCTCAGCGTTCAGTGACTATTGCCACTGAAGTGGCGGCCAAGGTGGATCGCATCGTGGTGGACACCGAGCGGAAAGTGACCCAGGGACAGTTGCTGGTTCAGCTCGATAACGCCAAGCCCAAGGCCGCTTACGATGAAGCGAAAGCTTATTACGACGACGAAAAGCGGAAATACACCGAATATCAGCGGCTGGTGAAGCGCGGTGCGCTGACCCAGACCGAACTCATTGCGCAGCAGGCGAGCGTGAGCATCGCCAAAGCCCGTCTGGATGCGGCCAAAGCGGAGCTGGATGATCACCAGATCCGGGCACCGTTTGCCGGGACTGTGGGTCTGATTGATTTCAGTGCAGGTCATACCGTGACGGTCGGCAGTGAGCTGTTTACGCTCGATGATCTGTCAACCATGCGTCTCGACGTTCAGGTGCCGGAGCAATACCTGTCGAAACTGGCGCCTGGCATGGCGGTGCAGGCCAAAAGTCAGGCATGGCCGGATGATACATTTCAGGGCACGATTCAGGCGATTGACTCACGGGTTCAGGCAGAATCACTCAATATCCGGGTGCGCGTCTCGTTTGATAATACCAGTGGTAAACTCAAGCCCGGCATGCTGATGGCGGCGGCACTGGATTTTACGCCACAACAGGCTGCGATTATTCCGGTTCAGGCGCTGGAGTATTCCGGCACCAAGCGCTTCGTGTACCGGGTTGATGCCCAAGGCATAGCGCACCGAACCGAAGTGACCCTGGGCGCCAGAGTGAAAAACGAAGTGGTGATCGAATCGGGTATTCAGATTGGTGATCGCATTGTGGTTCAGGGACTGGTCAATATGCGTGATGGCCTGGCCGTACAGGATGTCAGCCCGTCAGAGACTCAGGCCGCCAGCGTGGCTCAAGCGGGAGATAATGCCTGA